From the genome of Magnolia sinica isolate HGM2019 chromosome 12, MsV1, whole genome shotgun sequence:
TATAACTAATTGGTCAGATACCTGAAGACCTGCATTTTGTGCTGAGAATGAGACATACTTTCGAATCTCTTGGCTACCAATCTGGTTTCTACCTCTCCCAGCTCTTCTCTTCAACAAGGACAACTTCCTCTCCTTCCTCTGCCCCTTCCAAACAAATGGCTGCAGCAGGCCGCCCCCCTCCTCCCATTTTCAACTGGAGTCAGAGGCCCCTCCCTTCCGCCGCCTCCGCCAATTTCCACAACTCTGCACGAATGGGGTTGCCGACAAAAGATGACACCCACCTCTTTCTTCTCCCTCACTCATCCGATACCCAAATGGAAGACATGATCACCACCGATCATGACCCTGAATTAAAATGGCCCAACGGTTTGTCCTTCTTTACTGCTCTGACAGGCCGGACAGATGACGCCAAGCTCCTCTTTGGCACAGAGGGTGTAGGGAACAAACCAGCCCAACACTCATTCATCGTCGGAGGCAGCAATGACGTGGCCGATGATTCCAAAGCTGCATCCGGATCTCTGAATCTGCATGGTCATGCAAATGGTAATGACAGCAAGACTGGAAATGCGAATCCAAATGACTATTTGAGCTTGGAAAGCCATTCAAACAGTGCAAGGAAGATGGAGCACAAGTTCAAGAGGAGCTTCACATTGCCTGCAAGGATGGCGTCGTCCTCATCGTCTTCTCCACATCACCCTGTGGAGGACTATAGGAGCTCAGAAGCTGGAATATACTCTGATATCATGGAGACTTTCCTAGACTGATTTGGAAAATGGTATGTTTGTTTTGGGAGAGGTGGTTGGTTGTATATAAAGAGAGAACGTGTTGTTGGCCTTTGTTTCCTTCTCCTGGTGTTGAATTTTGTGAGAGAGTTGCTGCTCTTTATCTATCCATTCATCTATCCAGCATTTGGTTTGTTAATCATGTTGTCCAATTCAGGTTCTTTAGATCTTTCCATGTTTGTTACTCAAATCATTCCCCATATGGATATGGTCTCCATCCACGACATTGGATTGATTGAAAAATATACTGCCTCATACCTCATATCGATGGTAGCTTTCTCTTAGCAATGGTACAAGTGGGGCCCTCGAAACTGCAATTTCTCCATCCATCTGGTAGGCCCTTTCATGGGATTAGCCATGACTCAATATCTTCGATCACATGACCCAGTGATCTGACTGGTGGCTGACGAGTAGAAAACATGCAATGGTTCATATTTTTTGGAGGGCTTACCATGAGACTGTAAGGATCATCCTATGGGGGAGAGCACGTCCGGTTATCTGCTAACCATGATGGTCCAACCATATGAATGGTTCGGATTACCTAAAGGTTGGCCCACCTGTACAGTTTGTTGGGCCAAGCAAATGGTAATGAACTGTTAAAGTATTGAGCCTACTAATGAGTAGTGATTGCCATCAGCTGATCTCCATCTGAGAAGATCCAGTAACATAACATAGAGGAATGTATTATTGGAGGATTGAAGAGAATGACTACTCGTATGCCATGCATTATAACGGGGTATGTTCAGGGATATTATTACATTAGAGCTCCTAAAGACGTGGTTCTTATTTGGTTCGTGGGTTGGATGTGGACAAAAACTAGCATAAAGCAAAAGGTACCACTGTCATGGGCAAAGCAACTCAATACCATGCTTTCTTTGAATAGGAATAGGTAGAATAGAAGGATTGACAAAGTGTTTGGCCAAGATAAGAAATGATGGTTCGGGAAATTTGCAGGAATGCATCCAGCTTGGAACATGAGGATGAGCTCAGGCAGGGAGGAATCTGAGTCCCCTGGGGGCTCACTTAGCGAGTCCATGAAAGACAGTATGACATTAAATTGCTGCTTAATTTTCACACATTGTGGGGCCTTTAGTGGGTGGTACACATACCATAGGACATGCTCCCCGATGACATGGCCTTCCTttaaggcgtgtttggatgctcatAAGTTTTTAAAGTTGTAAAATTTATAGGTGAAAGAAAGTTATAGATAATTCTGCTTTGATGTAAGTTGTAACTCACTTATCGGTAATTtagtttttgtgtttggataacctatAAGTTAGTTACAAATAATaaattgtatattcacaccaaccAAAGCTTGAAGTAGAGAATTGTTTAAAAATCAGATTAACATATAAGAAAGCTTGGATAAAAAGTATGCCATTTATTGAGCCCATCTATATGAATAGTTTGGTTGATTCTTAAGCTAAACTAATTATCAAGTGAGCGAATGTATTCGAAATGCTTGTAGAAGCC
Proteins encoded in this window:
- the LOC131221202 gene encoding protein RICE SALT SENSITIVE 3 isoform X3; this encodes MVGSGAAASDRSKEAVGMMALHEALRNVCLNSDWTYSVFWTIRPRPYLLFSSFLFFCIDPLDGLVFYLLFLYFFSGFGCRRSRGGNGCKVGDDNGSLMLMWEDGYCRTRVAECLEEMDGEDPVRKAFSKMSIQLYNYGEGWLPPEWTDQFASGIQTIAVIQAGHGLLQLGSCKIIPEDLHFVLRMRHTFESLGYQSGFYLSQLFSSTRTTSSPSSAPSKQMAAAGRPPPPIFNWSQRPLPSAASANFHNSARMGLPTKDDTHLFLLPHSSDTQMEDMITTDHDPELKWPNGLSFFTALTGRTDDAKLLFGTEGVGNKPAQHSFIVGGSNDVADDSKAASGSLNLHGHANGNDSKTGNANPNDYLSLESHSNSARKMEHKFKRSFTLPARMASSSSSSPHHPVEDYRSSEAGIYSDIMETFLD
- the LOC131221202 gene encoding protein RICE SALT SENSITIVE 3 isoform X1, translated to MVGSGAAASDRSKEAVGMMALHEALRNVCLNSDWTYSVFWTIRPRPYLLFSSFLFFCIDPLDGLVFYLLFLYFFSGFGCRRSRGGNGCKVGDDNGSLMLMWEDGYCRTRVAECLEEMDGEDPVRKAFSKMSIQLYNYGEGLMGKVASDKCHKWVFKEPSECEPNISNYWQSSFDALPPEWTDQFASGIQTIAVIQAGHGLLQLGSCKIIPEDLHFVLRMRHTFESLGYQSGFYLSQLFSSTRTTSSPSSAPSKQMAAAGRPPPPIFNWSQRPLPSAASANFHNSARMGLPTKDDTHLFLLPHSSDTQMEDMITTDHDPELKWPNGLSFFTALTGRTDDAKLLFGTEGVGNKPAQHSFIVGGSNDVADDSKAASGSLNLHGHANGNDSKTGNANPNDYLSLESHSNSARKMEHKFKRSFTLPARMASSSSSSPHHPVEDYRSSEAGIYSDIMETFLD
- the LOC131221202 gene encoding protein RICE SALT SENSITIVE 3 isoform X2 — translated: MVGSGAAASDRSKEAVGMMALHEALRNVCLNSDWTYSVFWTIRPRPRSRGGNGCKVGDDNGSLMLMWEDGYCRTRVAECLEEMDGEDPVRKAFSKMSIQLYNYGEGLMGKVASDKCHKWVFKEPSECEPNISNYWQSSFDALPPEWTDQFASGIQTIAVIQAGHGLLQLGSCKIIPEDLHFVLRMRHTFESLGYQSGFYLSQLFSSTRTTSSPSSAPSKQMAAAGRPPPPIFNWSQRPLPSAASANFHNSARMGLPTKDDTHLFLLPHSSDTQMEDMITTDHDPELKWPNGLSFFTALTGRTDDAKLLFGTEGVGNKPAQHSFIVGGSNDVADDSKAASGSLNLHGHANGNDSKTGNANPNDYLSLESHSNSARKMEHKFKRSFTLPARMASSSSSSPHHPVEDYRSSEAGIYSDIMETFLD
- the LOC131221202 gene encoding protein RICE SALT SENSITIVE 3 isoform X4 → MVRILSERPSARCPFSSITMEKGGLMGKVASDKCHKWVFKEPSECEPNISNYWQSSFDALPPEWTDQFASGIQTIAVIQAGHGLLQLGSCKIIPEDLHFVLRMRHTFESLGYQSGFYLSQLFSSTRTTSSPSSAPSKQMAAAGRPPPPIFNWSQRPLPSAASANFHNSARMGLPTKDDTHLFLLPHSSDTQMEDMITTDHDPELKWPNGLSFFTALTGRTDDAKLLFGTEGVGNKPAQHSFIVGGSNDVADDSKAASGSLNLHGHANGNDSKTGNANPNDYLSLESHSNSARKMEHKFKRSFTLPARMASSSSSSPHHPVEDYRSSEAGIYSDIMETFLD